The following are encoded in a window of bacterium genomic DNA:
- a CDS encoding metallophosphatase family protein yields the protein MKLGLLSDIHSNLEALEVVLRRFESEKVDRIYCLGDIVGYGASPNECVDRIRTLCYGCIMGNHDDAVVGRTSIQYFNPYARVAIEWTSRVLTEANLEYLQSLPMTRTEDGVLMVHATPGDPERWNYILQPSDAVPHFKAMKPGATAFIGHSHITARFEDPADRRRIINVGSVGQPRDRDPRAACGVYDTETGTYIGIREVYPIQEASRRIRQANLPEFLAARLFIGM from the coding sequence TTCATTCCAACCTTGAAGCGCTGGAGGTGGTTCTCCGTCGCTTCGAGTCGGAGAAGGTGGACCGCATCTACTGCCTCGGCGATATCGTGGGCTACGGAGCCAGTCCCAACGAGTGCGTGGATCGCATTCGTACGCTCTGCTACGGCTGCATAATGGGCAACCATGACGACGCCGTGGTCGGCCGAACGTCCATCCAGTACTTCAATCCGTACGCCCGGGTCGCCATCGAATGGACGAGCCGGGTGCTCACGGAGGCGAATCTCGAGTACCTGCAGTCGCTTCCCATGACGCGCACCGAGGACGGCGTGCTCATGGTCCATGCCACGCCCGGCGATCCGGAGCGTTGGAATTATATCCTCCAGCCGTCGGACGCCGTACCCCATTTCAAGGCGATGAAACCCGGCGCTACGGCGTTCATCGGACATTCCCACATCACGGCCCGTTTCGAGGATCCGGCCGACCGTCGGCGGATCATCAACGTCGGCTCGGTCGGTCAGCCGCGCGACCGCGATCCCCGCGCCGCCTGCGGAGTCTATGACACCGAAACGGGGACTTATATCGGGATTCGCGAAGTTTATCCTATTCAGGAAGCCTCGCGGCGAATCCGACAGGCCAATCTGCCGGAGTTCCTGGCCGCCCGGCTGTTCATCGGGATGTAG